From a single Planococcus shenhongbingii genomic region:
- the mutL gene encoding DNA mismatch repair endonuclease MutL, with the protein MGVIRLMDEPLSNKIAAGEVVERPTSVVKELVENAIDAGSTAIEVLLIEAGLTSIQIVDNGAGMDTEDALLSFSRHATSKISNEHDLFRIRTLGFRGEALASIASVSKVTLHTSNGESGTFVQLEGGRLIEHRAGSLRKGTDIKIDQLFFNTPARLKYLKTLQTELGHSIDLMNRLALSYPSISFKLVHDGKTILQTSGSGEIKRVISDIYGVSIAKKMIPFEAESHDYKVSGFTSLPEVTRANKNYISLFVNGRWVKHYAIANTVHRAYHTFLPLERQPITILNIEGDPYLTDVNVHPAKQQIRLSKEKELMELIHDTIRQTISSAVRAPIIEKSKAPKQVPSRQLDIWKTSYTVKEPVEQQTAGSFAESLHALENHPSIAGGNIHPVLKEEPQSVGQFEETIKEEIMQETVNFSINEPLEDDSPQFPELEVVGQIHGTYIVAQSTDGFYLIDQHAAQERIKYEFFREKVGEIDVSERQALLLPLTFHYSRDEAMRLKDALGVLAESGVFLEEFGDTSFIVREHPTWFPAGFEQEIVEDLIEQVLNDRKIDVKKLREDAAIMMSCKRSIKANHYLQKHEMERLLADLKQAEQPFTCPHGRPVIIHFKTYDVEKMFKRVM; encoded by the coding sequence ATGGGAGTCATTCGATTGATGGATGAACCGTTATCCAATAAAATAGCTGCGGGTGAAGTGGTCGAACGTCCCACTTCCGTCGTCAAAGAATTAGTGGAAAACGCCATTGATGCGGGAAGCACTGCCATTGAAGTTTTGCTGATTGAAGCTGGTCTTACCTCTATCCAAATTGTCGATAATGGAGCCGGCATGGATACGGAGGATGCGTTATTGTCATTTTCGCGCCATGCGACAAGCAAGATTTCCAACGAGCACGATTTGTTCCGGATCCGGACACTCGGTTTCCGCGGAGAAGCCCTTGCCAGTATCGCTTCGGTTTCCAAAGTAACGCTCCACACCTCAAACGGGGAAAGCGGCACTTTTGTCCAACTGGAAGGGGGGCGCTTGATTGAGCACCGGGCGGGTTCGCTGCGAAAAGGCACTGATATCAAAATCGATCAATTGTTCTTCAATACCCCGGCACGGCTGAAGTATTTGAAAACATTGCAGACTGAGCTCGGCCATTCGATAGATTTAATGAACCGGCTTGCGCTGAGTTATCCGTCCATATCTTTCAAACTGGTCCATGACGGCAAAACGATTTTGCAGACATCCGGCAGCGGAGAAATCAAGCGTGTCATTTCGGACATCTACGGTGTCTCCATTGCCAAGAAAATGATTCCTTTTGAAGCGGAGTCGCATGACTATAAAGTATCGGGTTTCACTTCTCTTCCTGAAGTGACCCGTGCCAATAAAAACTATATATCATTATTTGTCAATGGGCGCTGGGTAAAGCATTATGCCATAGCTAACACCGTGCATAGGGCCTACCACACATTCCTGCCTCTTGAGCGGCAACCCATTACGATTCTGAATATTGAAGGCGATCCTTATTTAACGGATGTAAACGTCCATCCGGCCAAGCAGCAAATCCGGTTGAGCAAAGAAAAAGAATTGATGGAATTGATTCATGATACGATCCGACAGACCATCAGCTCAGCTGTGCGGGCGCCGATTATTGAAAAATCGAAAGCCCCAAAACAAGTGCCAAGCAGGCAGCTCGATATATGGAAAACTTCCTATACCGTGAAAGAACCTGTGGAACAGCAAACCGCTGGTTCTTTTGCGGAATCTTTACATGCACTTGAAAATCATCCAAGTATAGCCGGTGGCAATATTCATCCGGTTTTAAAAGAAGAACCGCAGTCCGTCGGCCAGTTCGAGGAGACAATAAAAGAAGAAATAATGCAAGAAACCGTGAATTTTTCAATTAATGAACCGCTGGAAGATGATAGTCCGCAATTTCCGGAGCTGGAAGTAGTAGGCCAGATTCACGGCACTTATATCGTGGCACAAAGCACCGACGGTTTTTATTTGATTGATCAGCATGCGGCACAGGAACGTATCAAATACGAATTCTTCCGGGAGAAAGTTGGGGAAATCGATGTCAGCGAACGTCAGGCGCTCTTATTGCCTCTGACTTTCCATTACAGCCGTGACGAAGCCATGCGCTTAAAAGACGCTCTCGGTGTATTGGCGGAAAGCGGTGTTTTCTTGGAAGAGTTTGGAGACACGTCGTTCATCGTACGTGAGCACCCCACTTGGTTCCCGGCAGGATTTGAACAGGAAATAGTCGAAGACTTGATTGAACAAGTGCTGAACGATCGCAAGATAGATGTGAAAAAGCTGCGAGAAGACGCAGCAATCATGATGAGTTGCAAACGTTCCATTAAGGCAAACCATTATTTGCAGAAACATGAAATGGAACGTTTATTGGCAGATTTAAAACAAGCGGAACAGCCGTTTACCTGTCCTCATGGACGCCCGGTCATCATTCATTTTAAAACTTATGATGTAGAGAAAATGTTTAAGCGCGTGATGTAA
- the miaA gene encoding tRNA (adenosine(37)-N6)-dimethylallyltransferase MiaA has product MIDVLAIVGPTASGKTALSLELASRLDGEIINGDSMQVYKEMSIGTAKIEPAEMRGIPHHLLDIKEPEEPFSVAEYQTLVREKIAEISSRGKLPIIVGGSGLYVQAVLFDYRFTEEQVDEQLRAELHAELEECGPLHMHEKLMALDPEADIHPNNTRRVIRAIEIIKSGHEKTDRKLALSPMYNEVIIGLDMQREILYDRINRRVDDMVARGLLDEVQQLRKRGIRDVQSIQAIGYREIYAYLDGELEWAEAISLLKQNSRKYAKRQFTYFRNKLPIFWIDALADLEKNIQKIEAFMQEKNRQRRIGIIEEQI; this is encoded by the coding sequence ATGATTGACGTATTAGCCATCGTTGGCCCGACTGCTTCAGGAAAAACGGCTTTAAGCCTGGAGCTCGCTTCGCGGTTGGACGGTGAAATCATCAACGGGGATTCGATGCAGGTTTACAAGGAAATGTCGATTGGTACGGCAAAAATCGAGCCGGCGGAAATGCGGGGTATTCCTCATCATCTTTTAGATATTAAAGAACCGGAAGAGCCGTTCTCGGTTGCGGAGTACCAGACACTGGTGCGGGAAAAAATCGCAGAAATCAGCTCCCGCGGCAAATTGCCGATCATTGTAGGAGGTTCCGGATTGTATGTGCAGGCTGTTTTATTCGACTACCGCTTTACAGAAGAGCAAGTAGATGAACAGTTGCGTGCGGAGTTGCATGCAGAACTGGAAGAATGCGGTCCGCTCCATATGCATGAAAAGCTGATGGCACTCGATCCGGAAGCGGATATTCATCCGAACAATACGCGCCGGGTCATCCGGGCGATTGAAATCATCAAAAGCGGCCATGAAAAAACCGACCGGAAGTTAGCGCTGTCGCCAATGTACAATGAAGTGATCATCGGACTTGATATGCAGCGGGAAATCCTTTATGACCGCATCAACCGGCGTGTCGACGATATGGTGGCACGGGGCTTGCTGGACGAAGTCCAACAGCTTCGGAAGCGGGGAATCCGGGATGTACAGTCGATTCAGGCGATCGGCTATAGAGAAATTTACGCTTATCTGGACGGGGAATTGGAATGGGCAGAAGCAATCAGTCTGCTCAAGCAAAATTCCCGGAAGTATGCCAAACGCCAATTTACTTATTTCAGAAATAAGCTGCCAATTTTCTGGATTGATGCATTAGCTGATCTGGAAAAAAACATTCAGAAAATAGAAGCGTTTATGCAGGAAAAAAACCGGCAGCGTCGAATTGGGATTATAGAAGAACAAATTTAG
- a CDS encoding TIGR00282 family metallophosphoesterase yields the protein MKILFIGDIVGSIGREALESYLPRLKRKYAPDVVIANGENAAAGRGITQSIYQDLLFMGVDVITMGNHTWDQKEIFDFIDDVDYLIRPANFSPEAPGRGMATITKNGKTLSVINLHGRVFLPPHDDPFQKADELLAEAKAISPLVFVDFHAEATSEKIAMGWHLDGRASVVVGTHTHVQTADARILPNGTAYISDVGMTGPYDEILGMTKESVLYRFKTNMPTRFEVPKRGRSVVSGFFTEVDDETGKAVSFERVYINDDYPFQN from the coding sequence TTGAAAATTTTATTTATTGGAGATATTGTCGGTTCTATCGGCAGGGAAGCGTTAGAGTCATATTTGCCAAGGCTGAAGCGGAAGTATGCCCCCGATGTTGTCATCGCTAACGGCGAAAACGCAGCGGCAGGGCGCGGCATCACCCAATCAATTTATCAGGATCTGTTATTCATGGGTGTCGACGTCATTACGATGGGCAACCATACCTGGGACCAAAAAGAGATTTTCGACTTTATCGATGATGTCGATTACTTGATCCGTCCCGCTAACTTTTCTCCGGAAGCTCCTGGACGCGGAATGGCTACAATCACGAAAAATGGCAAGACCTTATCCGTAATCAACTTGCATGGCCGGGTCTTTTTGCCGCCGCATGACGATCCTTTCCAAAAAGCGGATGAGCTTTTAGCAGAAGCGAAAGCCATTTCCCCGCTGGTCTTTGTCGATTTCCATGCTGAAGCGACAAGCGAAAAAATTGCAATGGGCTGGCATTTGGATGGCCGGGCTTCCGTCGTCGTAGGGACCCATACCCATGTCCAAACCGCCGATGCGCGCATCTTGCCGAATGGCACCGCTTATATATCGGATGTCGGGATGACCGGCCCTTACGATGAAATATTGGGCATGACGAAAGAATCGGTGCTTTACCGGTTCAAAACAAATATGCCGACTCGTTTTGAAGTGCCGAAACGCGGGCGTTCTGTCGTAAGCGGCTTTTTCACGGAAGTCGATGATGAAACCGGAAAAGCTGTTTCATTCGAACGAGTCTACATTAATGACGATTACCCGTTCCAGAACTGA
- the mutS gene encoding DNA mismatch repair protein MutS translates to MAPTPMMQQYMQVKSDYQDAFLFFRLGDFYEMFYDDALQASQILEITLTSRGGTGDDRIPMCGVPHHAAQNYIDQLISKGHKVALCEQVEDPKTTKGMVKREVVRLITPGTHTEGKSIDSKSNMFLAAAEQLADGFALSYVDISTGEASAMYIAGTEKALLQELQSLNIKELVVSEQLFLLLNEDSQDLVLSIEPMDFIYNADERLLSTCPEDLKLSIQRLLTYISRTQKQSLEHIQPFVFNENGQLLSIDFHSKRNLELLQSIRGGETKGTLLWLLDETVTAMGSRKLKQWLHQPLANRHLIEKRQQLVEVLIEQYFVRVELQELLKEVYDLERLSGRIAFGSASGRDLAQLRSSLEKVPTIIAELANSGHGTLANFSDKLDRCGEVCELLEAISENPPLSSKEGGVIRDGFHEKLDEYRYASRNGKDWIAQLEQEERVKTGIKSLKIGYNRIFGYFIEISKANMHLADLDRYERKQTLANAERYITPELKEKETLILTAEEESLHLEYELFVKIREEVKQYIGRIQQLASTLSELDVFMSFANVAEKYRFVKPAFNDSREISIIEGRHPVVEKMLNKQLYVPNDCVLTNSQNMLLITGPNMSGKSTYMRQVALTIVLAQIGSYVPAESANLPIVDQIFTRIGAADDLVSGQSTFMVEMLESQYAITHATERSLLLFDEIGRGTSTYDGMALAQSMIEYIHEHIGANTLFSTHYHELTALDQSLDKLSNVHVAAMEQSGKVVFLHKVKKGPADKSYGIHVAELAELPQPILERARELLASFEAENKKHVSQVEQLSFFDERDTEGEEVLQAIADINIAAMTPLQSLQLLNDLQVKLSKKE, encoded by the coding sequence ATGGCACCTACACCAATGATGCAACAATATATGCAAGTAAAATCCGATTACCAGGACGCCTTCTTATTTTTCCGTCTGGGCGATTTTTATGAAATGTTTTATGACGATGCGTTACAAGCATCCCAAATCCTTGAAATTACATTAACAAGCCGAGGAGGCACCGGTGATGACCGCATTCCAATGTGTGGGGTCCCTCATCATGCGGCGCAGAACTATATCGATCAGTTGATCTCCAAAGGCCATAAAGTGGCGCTTTGCGAGCAAGTGGAAGATCCTAAAACCACAAAAGGGATGGTCAAACGCGAAGTGGTTCGGCTGATCACTCCAGGCACCCATACCGAAGGCAAAAGCATCGATTCTAAATCGAATATGTTTTTGGCAGCCGCTGAACAGCTTGCGGATGGCTTTGCTTTGTCATACGTCGACATCAGCACAGGGGAAGCTAGCGCCATGTACATAGCAGGAACAGAAAAAGCGCTGCTTCAGGAACTGCAGTCATTAAATATCAAAGAGCTGGTGGTTTCCGAGCAATTATTTTTATTGCTGAACGAAGATTCCCAGGACTTGGTACTGTCAATTGAACCGATGGACTTCATATACAATGCAGATGAGCGGCTGTTGTCCACTTGTCCGGAAGATTTGAAGCTAAGCATTCAGCGACTGTTAACTTATATTTCACGGACTCAAAAGCAATCACTCGAACATATACAGCCGTTCGTTTTTAATGAAAATGGTCAATTGCTGTCGATTGATTTCCATTCAAAGCGCAATTTGGAATTGCTGCAGTCGATTCGAGGAGGCGAAACCAAAGGCACGCTTCTTTGGCTGCTCGATGAAACGGTGACCGCAATGGGCAGCCGCAAACTGAAGCAGTGGCTGCATCAGCCGCTGGCGAATCGCCATCTGATTGAAAAGCGGCAGCAACTGGTTGAAGTGCTGATCGAGCAGTATTTTGTCCGGGTAGAGTTGCAGGAATTATTAAAAGAAGTTTATGATTTGGAACGCTTGAGCGGCCGCATCGCTTTTGGCAGCGCCAGTGGACGTGATTTAGCACAGCTCAGAAGTTCACTTGAAAAAGTGCCGACCATCATTGCGGAGCTGGCAAATTCCGGACACGGAACCCTCGCTAATTTCAGCGATAAGCTCGACCGCTGCGGGGAAGTATGCGAGCTTCTGGAAGCAATCAGTGAAAATCCGCCGCTGTCTTCGAAAGAAGGCGGAGTCATCCGTGATGGCTTCCACGAAAAGTTGGATGAATACCGTTATGCTTCCCGCAACGGCAAAGACTGGATTGCTCAGCTGGAACAGGAAGAACGTGTGAAGACTGGCATTAAGTCATTGAAAATCGGCTATAACCGCATTTTCGGCTACTTCATTGAAATATCCAAAGCCAACATGCACTTGGCCGATCTTGACCGCTATGAGCGAAAACAGACGCTTGCCAATGCTGAACGCTACATTACACCGGAACTGAAAGAAAAAGAAACACTGATTTTGACTGCGGAAGAAGAAAGCCTGCATCTGGAATATGAATTATTCGTTAAGATCCGTGAAGAAGTGAAACAGTATATCGGCCGAATCCAACAGCTTGCGTCCACACTCAGTGAACTGGATGTATTTATGAGTTTTGCCAATGTCGCCGAGAAATACCGTTTTGTTAAGCCGGCATTCAACGATTCCCGTGAAATATCAATTATCGAAGGCCGCCATCCGGTAGTTGAAAAAATGCTCAATAAGCAGCTCTACGTACCGAATGATTGTGTGTTAACGAACAGCCAAAATATGCTGTTGATCACCGGGCCCAATATGTCTGGTAAAAGTACATATATGAGGCAAGTCGCTTTGACAATCGTGCTGGCGCAAATCGGGAGCTATGTACCGGCAGAATCGGCAAACTTGCCTATAGTTGACCAGATATTCACGCGCATTGGCGCCGCTGATGATCTTGTGTCGGGCCAGAGTACATTTATGGTGGAAATGCTTGAGTCGCAGTACGCCATCACGCATGCGACTGAGCGCAGTCTGCTGCTATTCGATGAAATCGGGAGAGGCACATCAACTTACGACGGTATGGCACTCGCTCAGTCGATGATTGAGTACATTCATGAACATATCGGCGCCAATACCTTGTTTTCCACGCATTACCATGAATTGACGGCACTCGACCAATCATTGGATAAATTGAGCAACGTCCATGTTGCGGCAATGGAGCAATCCGGAAAAGTGGTATTTTTGCATAAAGTGAAGAAAGGGCCGGCTGATAAAAGCTATGGCATTCATGTCGCTGAACTTGCGGAGCTGCCGCAGCCGATTTTAGAACGGGCGCGTGAATTGCTTGCCAGTTTTGAAGCTGAAAATAAAAAACACGTCAGCCAAGTGGAACAACTGTCATTTTTTGATGAGCGGGACACTGAAGGCGAAGAAGTATTGCAAGCAATCGCGGATATTAATATTGCAGCGATGACGCCGCTGCAATCACTGCAATTATTGAACGACCTGCAAGTCAAGTTAAGCAAAAAGGAGTGA
- a CDS encoding alpha/beta hydrolase: MKDFIRASDGHEVYCELYEPKAPIAHVHIIHGMAEHIARYEEFSRFLASNGFAVSGHDQRGHGKTAERNGTQGFFGEDKGFDRVVDDVHEVIGVVQSKIGKLPLILFGHSMGSFVARRYMQLYGDSISRVVLSGSGGNPGAAGKAGLVMALMASKKKGKSEPSALLGKLTFGSFMKQFKGEKSAFAWLSRDVSEVAKYEADPMCGFPTTNQFYVDLFTGLDLIHKKGEVAKIRKDLPVLLISGSNDPVGGNGQGIFKAAKQYEDAGMTDIKVYLAEGARHELLHEIDKDQHFETILEWMLAYD, encoded by the coding sequence GTGAAGGATTTCATCCGGGCTTCGGACGGACATGAAGTATATTGCGAACTCTATGAACCGAAAGCGCCAATTGCCCATGTGCATATCATCCATGGCATGGCGGAGCATATTGCCCGGTACGAAGAATTTTCACGCTTTTTGGCTTCTAACGGTTTTGCGGTATCCGGGCATGACCAGCGAGGCCATGGCAAAACAGCGGAGCGCAATGGCACGCAAGGTTTTTTTGGAGAAGATAAGGGCTTTGATCGGGTAGTTGATGATGTTCATGAAGTTATTGGAGTGGTACAAAGTAAGATCGGCAAATTGCCGTTGATTTTATTCGGCCATAGCATGGGATCATTTGTTGCGAGGCGCTATATGCAATTATACGGTGACAGCATCAGCCGCGTCGTATTGTCCGGAAGCGGCGGCAACCCAGGGGCTGCCGGCAAGGCGGGTCTTGTGATGGCGTTGATGGCTTCAAAGAAAAAAGGCAAAAGCGAGCCAAGTGCGTTGCTGGGTAAATTGACATTCGGCAGTTTTATGAAACAGTTTAAAGGTGAGAAATCTGCCTTTGCCTGGCTAAGCCGGGATGTTTCTGAAGTGGCGAAGTATGAAGCGGATCCCATGTGCGGCTTTCCGACCACTAACCAGTTTTACGTAGACTTGTTCACCGGACTGGACTTGATCCATAAAAAAGGGGAAGTGGCAAAAATTCGCAAGGATTTGCCTGTGCTATTGATCAGCGGTTCAAATGATCCGGTAGGAGGCAATGGCCAAGGGATTTTTAAAGCTGCCAAGCAGTATGAAGATGCGGGAATGACTGATATAAAAGTCTATCTGGCAGAAGGTGCACGCCACGAGCTGCTCCATGAAATTGATAAGGATCAGCATTTTGAAACAATTTTAGAATGGATGTTAGCATATGATTGA
- a CDS encoding RicAFT regulatory complex protein RicA family protein — translation MTYSKEEIIAKAREVADMIAETEEVEFFKRAEAQINENQKIREKIASMKSLQKQAVNFQAYGKERALGLIEGKIRKIEEEIDAVPIVQEFKQSQSDVNALLQMVSTAIANQVTNNIITSTGGDLLRGETGSKVEASKPTKLS, via the coding sequence ATGACGTATTCAAAAGAAGAAATTATTGCAAAAGCACGCGAAGTGGCGGACATGATCGCCGAAACAGAAGAAGTGGAATTCTTCAAACGTGCGGAAGCTCAAATAAATGAAAACCAAAAAATCCGTGAGAAAATTGCCAGCATGAAGAGCCTTCAAAAACAAGCGGTCAACTTCCAGGCATACGGAAAAGAGCGCGCTTTAGGATTGATCGAAGGAAAAATCCGAAAAATCGAAGAAGAAATCGACGCTGTGCCGATTGTCCAGGAATTCAAACAATCACAAAGCGATGTCAATGCACTTTTGCAAATGGTTTCAACAGCTATCGCGAACCAAGTGACAAACAACATCATCACTTCAACTGGCGGAGACCTGCTTCGCGGTGAAACCGGCTCAAAAGTGGAAGCCAGCAAACCGACTAAACTATCTTAA
- a CDS encoding glycerol-3-phosphate dehydrogenase/oxidase, with amino-acid sequence MFSAKQRAMQTSLLSAWSFDLVVIGGGITGAGIALDAVSRGMSVALIEMQDFAAGTSSRSTKLVHGGLRYLKQFEVKMVAEVGKEREIVYENAVHVTEPQHMLLPFHKGGTFGPLTTSLGLRFYDFLAGVKKNERRVMLSAAEVLQREPLVKKEGLRGGGSYVEYRTDDARLTLEVLKKAAELGAVCINYVQASGFLYHEGKVSGVQAVDMVSGKTIRIQGKKVVNATGPWVDEVRSFDSDDKEKQLRLTKGVHIVVDQSKFPLRQAVYFDARDQRMIFAIPRDTKTYIGTTDTFYEEDPSEPSATKEDVNYLIHAVESMFPSVNLSPEDIESTWAGLRPLILEEGKDPSEISRKDEIWESENGLVSIAGGKLTGYRIMAETIVDLVAKRLKKETGKKYGKSVTKSLPLSGGDFGGSENFAKFVQQAAKASEQYGLTLEQGRMFAQFFGTNAYRVFSHFQKLPDEIQEGIPKTLAAVIDYAVEEEMALTPADFFIRRTGDLYFHIDDVVRYQEAVLHYMSRILVYSESQQNEYRSELLKELDKASRFGKRVLY; translated from the coding sequence ATGTTTTCAGCAAAACAGCGGGCGATGCAAACGAGCTTATTATCAGCCTGGAGTTTCGATTTGGTTGTGATAGGAGGCGGCATTACGGGAGCAGGGATCGCACTTGATGCGGTTTCACGCGGCATGTCTGTGGCATTGATCGAAATGCAGGATTTCGCTGCTGGCACTTCGAGCCGATCGACGAAACTCGTCCACGGCGGTTTACGTTATTTGAAGCAGTTTGAAGTGAAAATGGTTGCCGAAGTTGGCAAGGAACGCGAAATCGTTTATGAAAATGCTGTACATGTAACTGAACCTCAGCACATGTTGCTGCCGTTTCATAAAGGAGGCACGTTCGGTCCGTTGACGACTTCCCTCGGACTGCGGTTTTACGATTTTTTGGCAGGCGTTAAAAAAAACGAACGCCGCGTCATGCTTTCAGCAGCAGAAGTTCTCCAAAGAGAGCCTTTGGTTAAAAAGGAAGGCTTAAGAGGAGGCGGCTCTTATGTTGAGTACCGCACCGATGATGCGCGGCTGACGCTTGAGGTGTTGAAAAAAGCGGCGGAGCTGGGAGCAGTGTGCATCAACTACGTCCAGGCTTCAGGCTTTCTTTATCACGAAGGAAAAGTTTCAGGCGTTCAGGCCGTCGATATGGTGTCAGGCAAAACAATCCGGATCCAAGGAAAAAAAGTGGTCAATGCCACGGGCCCTTGGGTAGATGAAGTAAGAAGCTTCGATTCTGACGACAAGGAAAAGCAGCTGCGCTTGACCAAAGGCGTTCACATTGTGGTGGATCAAAGCAAATTCCCTCTTCGTCAAGCTGTTTATTTTGATGCGCGGGATCAGCGGATGATATTTGCGATTCCTCGGGATACCAAAACCTATATCGGCACAACCGATACCTTTTATGAAGAAGATCCAAGTGAGCCTTCAGCGACAAAAGAAGATGTAAATTATTTGATTCATGCAGTGGAATCGATGTTTCCAAGTGTTAACTTGTCTCCCGAAGATATTGAGTCGACATGGGCAGGGCTTCGGCCTCTTATTTTGGAAGAAGGAAAAGACCCTTCAGAAATATCGCGCAAAGATGAAATTTGGGAATCGGAAAATGGTTTGGTGTCGATTGCGGGAGGCAAACTTACCGGCTACCGGATCATGGCTGAGACGATTGTCGACCTAGTAGCGAAGCGCTTGAAAAAAGAAACAGGCAAGAAATATGGCAAAAGCGTTACGAAAAGTCTGCCTTTGTCTGGCGGTGATTTCGGAGGCTCCGAAAATTTCGCGAAATTTGTTCAGCAAGCGGCGAAGGCGTCTGAGCAATACGGCTTGACGCTCGAGCAAGGAAGAATGTTCGCCCAGTTTTTTGGCACCAACGCTTACCGGGTATTTAGCCATTTTCAGAAGCTTCCGGATGAGATCCAGGAAGGCATCCCTAAAACATTGGCTGCCGTGATTGACTATGCGGTTGAAGAAGAGATGGCTTTGACGCCGGCCGATTTCTTTATCAGAAGAACCGGGGATTTGTATTTCCATATCGATGACGTAGTGCGGTACCAGGAAGCGGTGCTTCACTATATGAGCCGCATATTGGTTTATAGCGAATCACAGCAAAATGAGTATCGCAGCGAGTTGCTGAAGGAATTAGATAAAGCTTCTAGATTCGGAAAGAGGGTGCTCTATTGA
- the miaB gene encoding tRNA (N6-isopentenyl adenosine(37)-C2)-methylthiotransferase MiaB: MNEEQRMQTTQVTAAPSEKDYSQYFQSVYTPPSLKEAKKRGKEQVSYFDNFKIDPRFEKMGEGRKFYIRTYGCQMNEHDTEVMAGIFMQLGYDITESVNDADVILLNTCAIRENAENKVFGELGHLKPLKLEKPDLLIGVCGCMSQEESVVNKILKTYDQVDMIFGTHNIHRLPEILNEAYLSKEMVIDVWSKEGDVIENLPKVRKGKIKAWVNIMYGCDKFCTYCIVPYTRGKERSRRPEDIIQEVRHLAAQGYKEVTLLGQNVNAYGKDFADLKYGLGDLMDELRAIDLPRIRFTTSHPRDFDDYLIQVLAKGGNLVDHIHLPVQSGSTSMLKIMARKYSREHYLELVRKIREAIPTVSLTTDIIVGFPNETDEQFEETLSLFKEVGFEMAFTYIYSPREGTPAAKMIDNVPMEVKKERLQRLNAVVNEYALNAMTAYKGQIVEVLVEGESKKNPDVLSGYTAKNKLVNFVGSKSIIGQLVKVKITTTKTWSLNGELVETGAGQEMGV; the protein is encoded by the coding sequence ATGAATGAGGAACAGCGAATGCAAACAACTCAAGTAACGGCTGCGCCATCAGAAAAGGACTATAGCCAATACTTTCAGAGTGTTTATACACCGCCTTCATTGAAGGAAGCAAAAAAGCGAGGGAAAGAACAAGTCTCCTATTTCGATAATTTCAAAATTGATCCCCGTTTTGAAAAGATGGGAGAAGGCCGCAAGTTCTATATCCGCACTTATGGATGTCAGATGAACGAACATGACACCGAAGTGATGGCCGGCATATTTATGCAATTGGGCTATGATATTACTGAATCGGTCAACGATGCAGATGTTATCCTGTTAAATACCTGTGCCATTCGTGAAAATGCTGAAAACAAAGTGTTCGGGGAACTGGGACATTTGAAGCCTTTGAAATTGGAAAAACCGGATTTGCTGATTGGGGTTTGCGGCTGTATGTCGCAAGAAGAATCCGTGGTCAATAAAATCCTGAAAACCTACGATCAAGTAGATATGATTTTTGGCACGCATAATATCCACCGGCTGCCTGAAATTTTGAATGAAGCGTACTTATCGAAAGAAATGGTCATCGACGTCTGGTCAAAAGAAGGCGATGTCATTGAAAACTTGCCAAAAGTCCGCAAAGGCAAAATCAAGGCTTGGGTGAATATCATGTATGGCTGCGATAAATTCTGTACGTATTGCATTGTTCCGTATACACGCGGTAAAGAGCGTTCCCGCCGTCCCGAAGACATTATCCAGGAAGTGCGCCACTTGGCAGCACAAGGGTATAAGGAAGTCACGCTGCTGGGCCAGAATGTCAACGCCTACGGCAAAGACTTTGCCGATTTAAAATATGGGCTTGGTGACTTGATGGATGAGCTGCGCGCGATCGATTTGCCGCGCATCCGTTTTACGACCAGCCATCCGCGCGATTTCGATGATTATTTGATCCAAGTACTCGCAAAAGGCGGAAATCTTGTCGACCATATCCATTTACCTGTACAATCAGGTTCGACAAGCATGTTAAAAATCATGGCCCGCAAATATTCACGAGAACATTATTTGGAACTGGTCCGGAAAATCCGGGAAGCCATTCCCACTGTATCGCTGACAACGGACATCATCGTCGGATTCCCGAACGAAACAGATGAGCAGTTTGAAGAAACCTTGTCTTTATTCAAAGAAGTCGGTTTTGAAATGGCGTTTACGTATATCTATTCTCCACGCGAAGGCACGCCAGCAGCGAAGATGATAGACAATGTCCCGATGGAAGTGAAAAAAGAGCGGCTTCAGCGTCTAAATGCAGTTGTGAACGAATACGCTTTAAATGCAATGACTGCATATAAAGGGCAGATTGTCGAAGTGCTTGTTGAAGGTGAAAGCAAGAAAAACCCCGATGTATTATCGGGATATACAGCGAAAAACAAACTCGTCAATTTTGTCGGCTCCAAGTCGATTATCGGCCAATTGGTAAAAGTAAAGATTACAACAACAAAAACATGGTCTTTGAACGGTGAGCTAGTAGAAACCGGAGCAGGCCAAGAAATGGGTGTCTAA